The DNA region ATGACAATAACCAGGACCGGATAAAGATTCTTAAGCCTGTCGATAAAGAAGGCGGTTAAGCCGGCTCCCAAGGTGATGCCGATGAGCCAAACACCGAAGATGATGCCAAGAGCGACTTCATTCCCCTGGAACACGACCAGCAATTCGCGCGCCATAACCGCCTGGGCGATGAGCGCGGAAAAGCCTATCAGGATAAAACCGATAACCAAATTAATGCGGTTTTTTTCGATGGGCATTAAATCAATCATAAGTACTCTTAGACAAGAGGTCAAGAGTTTGTTATATTTAAATATTGAACCGCCCTATTTTTGACGATTAGACTATAGTTATGGCGAAAGATAAAGAGAAAGAAAAGGGGAAAGATAAGGCCAAAGGCTCCAAACCCGGCGGCGGCTCATCCGGCTGGTTCCTAAAAACAGTCACATTTATACTCTTTGTAATCGGCATTGCCATGCTGGCCGGCTCGATTTTCACGCCCTGGGCAAAGGCGCGAGTGGTTCTGGGCCTGACCACTAAATTTATCTACGCCTATAAAGAACAATCCTTGCATATTATACTCCTGGTCCCGCCGTTTGTCATCGGAGGCGTAATCATCGCGGCGATATTCGGCTTATCCAAAACCTGGAGATTGCTTGCCGGATTAATTATTTTCCTGCTTTCCGGAGGCGTCTGCGCCCTTGGGGTTTTCCTTAAAGATAGGATAGAGAAGAATGACGTCAGTTTCTTAGGAATAACGCCTTTGCAGCTTGCCAATGTCCAGCCATATGTAGGGGTGTTTTTCCTGATAATCGGCGGCGGTGTCCTTGCCCTGATCGGATTGAAATACATGATTACTTCCGGCGGTGGAAAATAATCATTCACCCCATGCTTTGCCCATGCAAAAAAGCCCGGTTGTCCAGAAGATTGTCTTGAATATGCCTACAAATACGAATGCGAACGCAGCTAGCGCCATCGGTTCACCTTCCAGAGAAGAATTTAAAAGTATCAGCTTATCCGTGCCGGTCAGGTAACTGACAAAACCGCCGTAGATCATAAACTCCGCGGCAAACCTCATGCCGACAAACGGCATCTGCAGTATATTAAATGTAAACCAGGTAACGATATCGGCCAATATAACGCCGTTCAGCATGGCAAGCCAGGAAGGGTCTGAAGCAAAGTATAATGAGCCGCCGAAATAAGCGGTTACACGGGCGATGACGATTGCGATAAATCCTTTATTAAATGTAGAGGCAACGGATTTAACACCCTCGACAAATGGGTTACCTTCCCGGGATATAATCCTGAGGAAATTCTCTTTTTGAAGCGCGGTTGGCTTTTGTCCTGAATCACCTGCTGAAATACCGACATTTTCTGGTATATCTCGAGGTCTCTCGGCAGTATCAACGGTTCTAGGCGGGTGGCGGAGCCACTCATTCTGCCTTTCAACAATCAGTTTAAGACATGAAGCGCAGATGGTAATATTCCTAACCCGTTTTAATTGCAGAGGAGAAAAAGATTGCAGACAAATACTACAAAGCTGTTTGGTAAAGCAGGCTTTAGGCATGGGTATATTTTAACAAAAGCCTCCGGTTCAGCAAAGATATTTTATCATGATAAAACCAAGAATAGCCAGAATGACAAACGCGATGGTCAACAAGTTGAAATATTTATCGATAAAGATTTTGGCTTTGGGTCCGATAAAATAAAGAATAGCGGCAACCAGGAAAAACCGTGCCGAACGGCTGATGGCGGAAGCAACGACGAACACGGTGAAATCCACCCTGAATACGCCTGCCGCAATGGTGAAAACCTTATAAGGGATCGGGGTGAACCCGGCGACCATAACCGCCCAGAAGGCGTTTTCATCGTAGAGCTTACCGACTTTCTGGAATGAATCGTTTAACTGATATAAATCAATAATGGGCCTACCGATGATTTCATACAACTGCCAGCCGATAAGATAACCGAGACATCCTCCGGCAACCGAACCGATTGAGCAAATCAAGGCATACCGGAACGCCTTGAGCGGAATGGCGATAACCAACGCAACCAAAAGGACATCCGGCGGCACCGGGAAGAAGGATGATTCGGCAACGGCCAGCAGGAACAATGCCCATACGCCGTAAGGAGTCTGTGCCCAGGATAAGACCCAATCATAAAGCCGTTTTATGGGATTTTTCATATCCAAGAAAGTATTCTATAACGAGCCGATTTTAATTGCAATTTATTTGCTGCCTGTATAATATAGATAAAATATTTTATAAGGGGGCAAATAATATGGACGGTAAAGTAATTCTTGAAGCGCATAATCTTACTAAGATTTATCGGTCTTTTTTCAGCCGTTATGAAGTAAAAGCACTGGACAACCTCAATCTGGAGGTTTCCCAGGGCGAGGTCTTCGGGCTTTTAGGACCGAACGGTTCCGGTAAGACCACGACCATGAAGATATTTATGGGACTCATCAACCCGACTTCCGGAAACGCCCTGCTTTTAGGCAAGCCCCCTCATGACGTGAGCGTCAAGGAGCGCATCGGATTCCTGCCGGAAGAGAGTTATTTGCATAAGTTCCTCAACGCGGATGAAACGCTCGATTTCTACGGAAGGCTTTTCCGGATGCCACGCGCCATGCGCCAAAAGAAAGCCGATGAATTGCTGGATTTATTGGGCCTGGCATGGGCTCGGAAGAGACTGGTTCGCGAATATTCCAAAGGGATGATGCGCAGGCTCGCCTTTGCCCAGGC from Planctomycetota bacterium includes:
- a CDS encoding DedA family protein, translating into MKNPIKRLYDWVLSWAQTPYGVWALFLLAVAESSFFPVPPDVLLVALVIAIPLKAFRYALICSIGSVAGGCLGYLIGWQLYEIIGRPIIDLYQLNDSFQKVGKLYDENAFWAVMVAGFTPIPYKVFTIAAGVFRVDFTVFVVASAISRSARFFLVAAILYFIGPKAKIFIDKYFNLLTIAFVILAILGFIMIKYLC
- a CDS encoding ABC transporter ATP-binding protein → MDGKVILEAHNLTKIYRSFFSRYEVKALDNLNLEVSQGEVFGLLGPNGSGKTTTMKIFMGLINPTSGNALLLGKPPHDVSVKERIGFLPEESYLHKFLNADETLDFYGRLFRMPRAMRQKKADELLDLLGLAWARKRLVREYSKGMMRRLAFAQAIINDPDVIFLDEPTSGLDPLMSRHIKDIILDLKKQGKTIFLSSHLLADVENVCDRVIILHNGVTQKIGAVKDLLTINELSEITVKGLSPELEAKLKAFIQKEGAELVDIQTPTESLEDLFLKTIKDRPAKPE